One part of the Sorangiineae bacterium MSr11954 genome encodes these proteins:
- the ureC gene encoding urease subunit alpha, which produces MSRIDRRAYAAMYGPTTGDKVALGDTGLVVQVERDFATYGDECKFGGGKVLRDEMGQMAGIGDAEALDVVITNALVLDASGIFKADIGIKHGRIVGIGKAGNPRVMAGVTPNMLVGVTTEAIAGEGLVLTAGGIDTHIHFICPQQADEAIASGVTTLVGGGTGPTTGTKATTCSPGVRNIEMMLRACDALPVNIGLTGKGNTSRPEGLVEQVRAGALGLKLHEDWGTTPAAIDCCLEVAEDEDVQVTIHTDTLNESGYVDDSIAAFRGRTIHTYHTEGAGGGHAPDILRVAGEANVLPSSTNPTRPFTVNTLDEHLDMLMVCHHLDRRIPEDVAFAESRIRGETIAAEDVLHDLGALSMMASDSQAMGRVGEVICRTWQTAAKMKGERGRLDGESGENDNLRVRRYLAKYTINPAIAHGMAREVGSVDVGKWADLVLWRPAFFGIRPELVLKGGFVAWSQMGDPNASIPTPQPAYMRPMFGALGRAVGASSLTFVSKRALAEGSVAKLGLTKRTVAVERCRGLGKRDMVLNDALPVLRIDPETYEVFADGVRLTASPAKSVPLARLYSLF; this is translated from the coding sequence ATGAGCCGGATCGATCGACGGGCGTATGCCGCGATGTATGGGCCAACCACCGGGGACAAGGTGGCGCTGGGGGACACGGGGTTGGTGGTCCAGGTCGAACGCGACTTTGCGACGTACGGGGATGAGTGCAAGTTCGGCGGCGGGAAGGTGCTGCGCGACGAGATGGGGCAGATGGCCGGCATCGGCGACGCGGAGGCGCTCGACGTGGTCATCACCAACGCGCTGGTGCTCGATGCGTCGGGGATCTTCAAGGCCGATATCGGGATCAAGCACGGGCGCATCGTGGGCATCGGCAAGGCGGGGAACCCCAGGGTGATGGCCGGGGTCACCCCGAACATGTTGGTGGGGGTGACGACCGAGGCCATCGCAGGCGAAGGGCTGGTGCTCACCGCCGGCGGCATCGATACGCACATTCATTTCATCTGCCCGCAGCAGGCCGATGAGGCGATCGCCAGCGGGGTCACCACCTTGGTGGGCGGCGGCACCGGTCCCACGACGGGGACCAAGGCGACCACGTGCTCGCCGGGGGTGCGCAACATCGAGATGATGCTGCGCGCGTGCGATGCGCTGCCCGTGAACATCGGGCTCACGGGAAAGGGAAACACCTCGCGGCCGGAAGGGCTGGTGGAGCAGGTGCGGGCGGGCGCGCTCGGGCTCAAGCTGCACGAGGACTGGGGAACGACGCCGGCGGCCATCGACTGTTGCCTGGAGGTGGCCGAGGACGAGGACGTGCAGGTCACGATCCACACCGACACGCTCAACGAGTCGGGCTACGTGGACGACTCGATCGCCGCCTTTCGCGGGCGGACGATCCACACGTACCACACGGAGGGCGCGGGGGGCGGTCACGCGCCCGACATTCTGCGCGTGGCCGGCGAGGCCAACGTCCTCCCGAGCTCCACGAACCCCACGCGCCCCTTCACCGTCAATACCTTGGATGAGCACCTCGATATGCTCATGGTCTGCCATCACCTCGATCGGCGCATCCCGGAGGACGTAGCCTTCGCCGAGAGCCGCATCCGCGGTGAGACCATCGCCGCCGAGGACGTGCTCCACGATCTGGGCGCGCTCAGCATGATGGCCAGCGACAGCCAGGCGATGGGGCGGGTCGGCGAGGTGATCTGCCGCACCTGGCAGACGGCGGCCAAGATGAAGGGCGAGCGGGGACGGCTCGACGGCGAGTCGGGGGAGAACGACAACCTGCGCGTGCGGCGCTACCTCGCGAAGTACACGATCAACCCGGCGATCGCGCATGGAATGGCGCGCGAGGTGGGGTCGGTCGACGTCGGCAAGTGGGCGGATCTGGTGCTGTGGCGGCCGGCGTTCTTCGGCATCCGGCCGGAGCTGGTGCTCAAGGGCGGGTTCGTCGCGTGGTCGCAGATGGGGGATCCCAACGCGTCGATCCCAACGCCCCAGCCGGCGTACATGCGCCCGATGTTCGGGGCGCTCGGGCGCGCGGTCGGGGCGTCGAGCTTGACCTTCGTGTCCAAGCGGGCGCTCGCGGAGGGCAGCGTGGCCAAGCTGGGCCTGACGAAGCGCACGGTGGCCGTGGAGCGATGCCGGGGGCTCGGCAAAAGGGACATGGTCCTGAACGACGCGCTGCCGGTGCTGCGCATCGATCCGGAGACGTATGAGGTCTTCGCCGATGGGGTGCGCCTCACGGCGAGCCCCGCGAAGAGCGTTCCCCTCGCCCGGCTTTACTCTTTGTTCTGA
- a CDS encoding oxidoreductase, with product MAISSPKNFLITGASSGLGQALSRATLASGHRVFGTVRDSAARCAFEALAPGRAVAPIVDITHAHDIDQVVAELEKDFGSIDVLVNNAGYGHEGIIEESDLDELRRQFEVNVFGTIAVTKSVLPFMRRRRRGRIITITSMGGLVAFPGVGYYCASKFALEGFSETLRHEVASFGIAVTAVEPGSFRTDWAGRSMRRSPRSIPDYDTLFEPLRHRRQEHSGRQLGDPAKAADAILKLVDSAAPPAHLILGPDALSFVQKKLDELRREMADWESTTTSTNVD from the coding sequence ATGGCGATTTCCTCCCCGAAGAACTTCTTGATCACCGGTGCTAGCTCGGGTCTCGGACAAGCCCTGAGTCGGGCCACGCTCGCGAGCGGACATCGCGTCTTCGGAACCGTCCGCGATAGCGCGGCGCGATGCGCGTTCGAGGCGCTCGCGCCAGGGCGAGCGGTGGCCCCGATAGTCGACATCACACACGCGCACGACATCGACCAGGTTGTAGCCGAGCTCGAAAAAGACTTCGGTTCGATCGACGTGCTCGTGAACAACGCCGGCTATGGTCATGAGGGCATCATCGAAGAGTCGGACCTCGACGAGCTGCGACGCCAATTCGAGGTGAACGTCTTCGGCACGATTGCCGTCACCAAGAGCGTGCTGCCCTTCATGCGGCGCCGCCGGAGAGGACGGATCATCACGATCACATCGATGGGCGGCCTCGTTGCCTTTCCTGGCGTTGGCTACTACTGCGCGAGCAAGTTCGCGCTCGAAGGGTTCTCCGAAACACTGCGGCACGAGGTCGCCTCGTTCGGCATCGCCGTTACGGCAGTCGAGCCGGGCTCGTTCCGCACGGATTGGGCGGGCCGCTCGATGCGGCGCTCGCCTCGGAGCATCCCGGACTACGACACACTCTTCGAGCCCTTACGACACCGCAGGCAGGAGCACAGCGGTCGACAGCTCGGTGATCCCGCGAAAGCTGCCGACGCGATCCTAAAGCTCGTCGATAGCGCGGCGCCACCAGCGCACCTGATCTTGGGCCCCGACGCGCTCTCGTTCGTACAGAAGAAGCTCGACGAGCTACGCCGGGAAATGGCGGATTGGGAATCGACCACGACATCGACGAACGTCGACTAA
- a CDS encoding response regulator, producing the protein MAPPELPAVRILIVDDDKAICEYMQTLLERDGFQVKTLSDPSSVEEEVRQGGYHLIVLDLMMPKLDGIEVLRRIRKLDSDIAVVIFTGFPNLETAVASMKLDAVDYLKKPFNVDEFREVLARVMRKKGLARTPEEQLHRVIGDTIRNLRKEKDLTLKQMSRRTGLSVSLLSQIERAESSASISSLYKIAIALESRIQDLFGEF; encoded by the coding sequence ATGGCACCCCCCGAGCTCCCCGCGGTACGTATCCTCATCGTCGATGACGACAAGGCCATCTGCGAGTACATGCAGACGCTCCTCGAGCGCGATGGTTTCCAAGTCAAAACCCTGAGCGACCCCTCCAGCGTCGAGGAAGAAGTTCGCCAGGGTGGTTACCACCTCATCGTGCTCGACCTCATGATGCCGAAGCTCGATGGCATCGAGGTCCTGCGTCGGATTCGCAAACTGGATAGCGACATTGCGGTCGTCATCTTCACGGGCTTCCCCAACCTCGAGACGGCGGTCGCCTCGATGAAGCTCGATGCGGTCGACTACCTGAAGAAGCCCTTCAACGTCGACGAATTCCGCGAGGTCCTCGCCCGCGTGATGCGCAAGAAGGGGCTTGCGCGCACCCCCGAGGAGCAGCTCCATCGGGTCATCGGTGACACCATCCGCAACCTGCGCAAGGAGAAGGACCTGACCTTGAAGCAGATGTCGCGCCGCACCGGGCTCAGCGTCTCGTTGCTCTCGCAAATCGAGCGCGCCGAGTCCTCCGCCTCCATCTCGTCGCTCTACAAAATCGCAATCGCCCTCGAATCCCGCATCCAAGATCTCTTCGGCGAATTCTGA
- a CDS encoding urease accessory protein UreD, giving the protein MLDLDVEVKQGATLLMTTQSATKAFRGETRQVVRARVEGTLVAWPDPVACFGGATYGSEVRVTLGGSGALVLVDAFTSGRPAYGERWAFERFSTRVRVERVQKDERCEPVAIDAALLDAQHGAIGERFGRVNAFATVFAVGAGVRPVIEALLEVGREEREQGVLYAPSRLARDEGAVARVAGERTEDVLRTVHRRLRNVAEMCGVDPYRAKP; this is encoded by the coding sequence GTGCTGGACCTCGATGTGGAGGTGAAGCAAGGGGCGACCTTGTTGATGACGACGCAGTCGGCGACGAAGGCGTTTCGGGGGGAGACGAGGCAGGTGGTGCGCGCGCGGGTGGAGGGGACCCTCGTGGCTTGGCCCGATCCGGTGGCGTGCTTCGGGGGGGCGACGTATGGGTCGGAGGTTCGGGTGACGCTCGGGGGTTCGGGGGCGCTGGTGCTCGTGGATGCGTTTACGTCGGGGAGGCCGGCGTATGGGGAGCGGTGGGCGTTCGAGAGGTTCTCCACGCGGGTGCGGGTGGAGCGGGTGCAGAAAGATGAACGGTGCGAGCCGGTCGCGATCGACGCGGCGTTGCTCGATGCGCAGCATGGGGCGATTGGGGAGAGGTTCGGTCGGGTGAATGCGTTTGCGACTGTGTTCGCGGTGGGCGCGGGGGTGCGGCCGGTGATCGAGGCGCTGCTCGAGGTGGGCCGGGAGGAGCGGGAGCAAGGTGTGCTCTATGCGCCTTCGCGGCTCGCGCGGGATGAGGGCGCGGTGGCACGGGTGGCGGGCGAGCGCACGGAGGATGTGCTTCGCACGGTGCATCGGCGGCTTCGAAACGTTGCGGAAATGTGTGGTGTGGATCCCTATCGCGCGAAGCCGTAG
- a CDS encoding LysR family transcriptional regulator, whose translation MRGSEFAELRAFVAVVDRQSFVRAAESLGIAPSSLSQTIRSLETRLGVRLLARTTRSVAPTEAGARLHARFRAAMIEMDAAVLDVLDRRQEAAGTVRLHAPRLAVQTFVEPLLGEFNARHPDVVLDISVSEVSLDIVREGLDVGMRLGESIDRDMVAVRLGKPFRTLVVASPEYVQRHGAPKSPADLRDHRCINWRQPGTEGLYKWEFFKNGQWFSVAVEGPLITSHKDLALTAALQGVGIAFWADYRVQPFIEQGRLMALLERWCAPHPGWFLYYPRQNSGAPAVKAFVDFLREAWSPTRGPNGKGRATRTDTSGKGPRRGA comes from the coding sequence ATGCGTGGGTCCGAATTTGCAGAATTGCGCGCGTTCGTCGCCGTGGTCGATCGTCAAAGCTTCGTGCGCGCGGCTGAATCTCTCGGCATCGCGCCCTCCAGCCTGAGCCAGACGATTCGCTCGCTGGAGACGCGCCTCGGTGTGCGGCTCCTCGCTCGCACCACGCGCAGTGTCGCGCCGACAGAGGCCGGTGCTCGCCTCCATGCGCGCTTTCGCGCTGCCATGATCGAGATGGACGCTGCCGTCTTGGATGTTCTCGACCGGCGTCAGGAGGCGGCCGGGACTGTGCGCTTGCATGCGCCTAGGCTTGCAGTCCAGACCTTCGTCGAGCCGCTGTTGGGCGAGTTCAACGCACGCCATCCCGACGTCGTGCTCGACATCTCGGTGAGCGAGGTGTCGCTCGATATCGTGAGAGAGGGACTCGACGTCGGGATGCGCCTCGGCGAATCGATTGATCGCGACATGGTGGCTGTCCGTCTCGGGAAGCCATTTCGCACGTTGGTCGTCGCTTCTCCAGAGTACGTCCAGCGCCACGGTGCGCCGAAGTCTCCCGCCGACCTCCGCGACCATCGATGCATCAATTGGCGCCAGCCCGGGACCGAAGGCCTCTACAAGTGGGAGTTCTTCAAAAATGGGCAGTGGTTTTCGGTGGCGGTGGAGGGGCCACTCATCACATCACACAAGGATTTGGCTCTGACAGCGGCACTTCAAGGGGTCGGGATCGCCTTTTGGGCCGACTATCGCGTGCAGCCCTTCATCGAACAGGGGCGGCTCATGGCCTTGCTGGAGCGGTGGTGCGCCCCTCATCCGGGTTGGTTTCTCTATTATCCGAGACAGAACAGCGGCGCCCCGGCGGTCAAGGCATTCGTGGACTTCCTCCGCGAGGCGTGGAGCCCGACACGGGGCCCGAACGGCAAGGGGCGAGCGACTCGCACCGACACTTCGGGGAAAGGCCCTCGTCGAGGCGCCTGA
- a CDS encoding urease accessory protein UreF: protein MTTPDKTWLVWQLADSAFPAGGFAHSGGLEASFQLGLVERFEAYLDPSLWQVGHVALPFVRAAARRPNRLGELDALADATLTNHIANRASRAQGRAFWSTARRVFDAEALRQLGARASATMHVAPIFGAALAALGMNEDDAVSLYMHTSIRTVLSAAVRLGIVGPLEAQRLQSSRGPLLGRIVASCAAIAPDEIAQTFPLSDACAALHDGLYARLFQS, encoded by the coding sequence GTGACAACGCCCGACAAAACATGGCTCGTGTGGCAGCTGGCCGATAGCGCGTTCCCCGCGGGGGGATTTGCGCACTCGGGCGGGTTGGAGGCGAGCTTTCAGCTCGGCTTGGTGGAACGTTTCGAGGCGTACCTCGATCCGAGCCTCTGGCAAGTGGGGCATGTGGCCCTCCCCTTCGTGCGCGCAGCGGCGCGGCGCCCGAACCGGCTCGGGGAGCTCGACGCCCTCGCCGATGCGACCCTCACGAACCATATCGCCAACCGCGCCAGCCGAGCACAAGGTCGCGCGTTCTGGTCCACCGCGCGGCGCGTCTTCGATGCGGAGGCGCTCCGGCAGCTCGGCGCGCGGGCATCGGCGACCATGCACGTCGCGCCGATCTTCGGCGCCGCGCTGGCCGCGCTGGGCATGAACGAGGACGACGCCGTTTCCTTGTACATGCACACATCGATTCGGACCGTGCTGTCGGCCGCGGTGCGCCTTGGCATCGTGGGGCCGCTGGAGGCGCAGCGCCTGCAATCGAGCCGTGGCCCGCTGCTGGGACGCATCGTCGCGTCGTGCGCCGCCATCGCGCCAGACGAGATCGCCCAAACCTTTCCCCTATCCGACGCGTGCGCCGCGCTTCACGACGGCCTCTACGCGCGTCTTTTTCAGTCCTGA
- the ureG gene encoding urease accessory protein UreG translates to MGIGGPVGSGKTALVLQLCRRLRERMRLGVVTNDIFTREDAEFLERNQALPPGQIRAVETGGCPHAAIREDISPNLDALAQLMQEMAPDAPELLIVESGGDNLAAQYSRELVDFTVYVIDVAGGDKVPRKGGPGITQSDLLIINKIDLAPHVGASLEVMARDANRMRQGGPVVFTRCNEGEGVDSVIGHILTARTEALRRCASR, encoded by the coding sequence GTGGGCATCGGGGGTCCGGTCGGAAGTGGGAAGACGGCGCTGGTGCTTCAACTCTGCCGAAGGTTGCGGGAGCGGATGCGACTGGGCGTGGTGACCAACGATATTTTCACGCGCGAGGACGCGGAGTTTCTGGAGCGCAACCAAGCGCTACCACCGGGCCAGATTCGGGCGGTTGAAACCGGCGGTTGCCCGCATGCGGCGATCCGGGAGGATATCAGCCCCAACCTGGACGCCCTCGCACAGTTGATGCAGGAAATGGCGCCCGATGCGCCGGAGCTGCTCATCGTCGAGAGCGGCGGCGACAACCTGGCGGCGCAATACAGCCGGGAGCTGGTGGACTTCACGGTTTACGTGATCGACGTGGCCGGGGGCGACAAAGTCCCGCGCAAAGGTGGGCCGGGCATTACGCAAAGCGATCTCTTGATCATCAATAAGATCGATCTCGCGCCCCACGTGGGCGCCAGCCTCGAGGTGATGGCGCGCGACGCCAACCGCATGCGCCAAGGAGGGCCCGTGGTCTTCACGCGCTGCAACGAGGGCGAGGGCGTGGATTCGGTCATCGGCCATATCCTGACCGCCCGAACCGAGGCGCTTCGAAGGTGTGCGTCAAGATAG